The following are encoded together in the Pseudoalteromonas piscicida genome:
- the flgC gene encoding flagellar basal body rod protein FlgC yields MSLYNVFDIAGSGMSAQNVRLNTTASNISNANSVSSSQDTVYRARHPVFAAELSKAAASQNNVAGSSVGVKVLGVVESDKPLQVEYNPNHPSADANGYIYKPNVNVVEEMANMISASRSYQTNVQVADAAKQMLSKTLQLGQR; encoded by the coding sequence ATGAGTTTATATAACGTTTTCGATATCGCGGGTTCAGGAATGAGTGCACAGAATGTGCGACTGAATACCACCGCAAGTAATATCTCAAACGCAAACTCAGTGAGCTCTAGTCAGGATACTGTGTATCGCGCTAGACACCCTGTATTTGCCGCTGAACTTTCCAAAGCTGCAGCTTCCCAGAACAATGTTGCGGGATCTTCAGTAGGAGTAAAAGTCTTAGGTGTGGTTGAGAGCGATAAGCCGCTTCAAGTTGAGTACAACCCAAACCACCCAAGTGCTGACGCAAATGGCTACATTTATAAACCGAATGTGAATGTGGTAGAGGAGATGGCAAACATGATTTCTGCTTCTCGCTCTTACCAAACCAATGTTCAAGTTGCAGACGCTGCAAAGCAAATGCTTAGTAAAACATTGCAACTAGGCCAGCGCTAA
- the flgJ gene encoding flagellar assembly peptidoglycan hydrolase FlgJ yields the protein MNTDQLKNQSFFDLGNLDSIRKEALKGAGDQGASDQALKKAAQQFESIFTQMLLQSMRKANEALEDKDSPFNSSGVKFFEEMHDQQLSMHLSEQGSLGLADLIVQQLSPNSEKYKPASVMRADGDISVKRQATANESVNKPEPKAVDVKADISSDEQTGFGSPEEFVDRIWEYAQTAAKKLGLNPAVMVAQAALETGWGKHIISKKDGSSSFNLFNIKADSRWSGESARKSTLEFEQGLPVQKQADFRAYKSLEQSFDDYVSFLKGNPRYEQALNKAGDSHAYLSELQNAGYATDPNYANKIKSVLKRIDVSDFLSNALTKGVR from the coding sequence ATGAACACCGACCAATTGAAAAATCAAAGCTTTTTTGACCTAGGAAACCTTGATTCGATCCGTAAAGAGGCGCTTAAAGGTGCTGGAGATCAAGGTGCCTCAGATCAGGCATTGAAGAAGGCGGCACAACAGTTTGAGTCTATTTTTACGCAAATGTTGTTACAAAGCATGCGTAAAGCGAATGAGGCGCTAGAGGATAAAGACAGTCCGTTTAACTCTAGCGGTGTCAAATTTTTTGAAGAAATGCATGATCAGCAACTTTCGATGCACCTGTCTGAGCAGGGCAGCTTAGGTCTTGCCGATCTAATTGTGCAGCAGTTGTCTCCTAATTCTGAAAAGTATAAGCCTGCCTCAGTAATGAGAGCTGACGGCGATATTTCCGTTAAAAGACAGGCGACAGCGAATGAGAGTGTGAATAAACCCGAACCGAAGGCTGTCGATGTTAAGGCTGATATCTCAAGCGATGAACAAACAGGCTTTGGCTCTCCTGAGGAATTCGTCGACAGAATTTGGGAATACGCTCAAACCGCTGCGAAAAAGCTAGGCCTGAACCCTGCGGTAATGGTTGCACAAGCTGCACTGGAAACCGGTTGGGGTAAACACATCATCAGCAAAAAAGATGGTAGTAGCAGTTTTAATCTATTCAATATCAAAGCGGATAGCCGCTGGAGTGGTGAAAGCGCCAGAAAATCGACACTTGAATTTGAGCAAGGGTTACCGGTGCAAAAGCAAGCCGATTTCCGTGCTTATAAGTCGCTAGAACAAAGCTTTGATGATTATGTCAGTTTCCTAAAAGGTAATCCGAGATACGAGCAAGCCTTAAATAAGGCTGGTGATAGTCATGCTTATTTAAGTGAGCTTCAAAATGCAGGCTACGCGACCGATCCGAATTATGCCAACAAAATTAAGTCAGTTTTAAAGCGTATTGATGTATCCGATTTCTTATCCAATGCGCTAACAAAGGGAGTCAGATGA
- the flgK gene encoding flagellar hook-associated protein FlgK, which yields MSFDLLNIGAAGVRANSELLQTTSKNIANLNTKGYIRERTEHGTMIGGMVGRGETVRLINQFAQQQLNRDISNQSYYEQFVTEASRVDTLFAQDSNSLSKSINSMFNNLQSAINLPSSTTNRSLFMTGAQGLVNQMDRLSGIVVDQNSIVNEQLDIFSEEANNLVQKISELNKQVASKSALNLNNVDHSVLNERDQAIKELAELVDIETLDGENGEKLVFLGTGDALVMQGGAFNLFAMKGNPDPNHKELILDIKDKNVVQLELDSGSLKGKIGGLLAFRDEVLIPAQNQLGQIGLALADAFNQQNRLGMDLDGNIGGDIFKIPTVGGFAYTENTGTAALTATLEPGRGNELPAADFQVTYTSATTVEITAVDAKGNPIGTPTTGNIAGGVITGTGDYFGLQMNVTGSGATGDRFLVKLNQQAATGLELATQRPEALALASPIRTEKSADNNGTAIISAGVVNDTDPATSAFTAGTPPTLNDGPYTLTKTANANEYTLTSNSGTTHTFTAPADGKDILSGVGAAPAPFDNLGFTFDIEGTPNTGDSFEISFNTGGFDDNRNGAALDGLKSSDLVRQNVESTGSTESHKTFNEAYADIVTGVGVITNQAKTNGAAFEALANQSSAWFESLSGVNLDEEAANLLRFQQSYSASAQVISAARTVFDTLLSAAR from the coding sequence ATGTCATTTGATCTATTAAATATTGGTGCAGCAGGGGTTAGGGCTAACTCCGAGTTACTACAAACCACCAGTAAAAACATCGCTAACCTAAATACCAAAGGGTATATCCGTGAACGGACTGAACACGGAACAATGATAGGTGGCATGGTTGGTCGTGGTGAAACGGTGCGTTTGATCAACCAATTTGCGCAGCAGCAATTAAATCGTGATATTTCTAATCAATCTTACTATGAGCAGTTTGTCACTGAGGCAAGCCGCGTTGATACGTTGTTTGCACAAGACTCAAACAGTCTGAGCAAGAGTATCAACTCGATGTTTAACAATTTACAAAGCGCGATTAACTTGCCTTCATCGACGACTAACCGCTCTTTATTTATGACAGGCGCTCAAGGCCTTGTTAACCAAATGGATAGGCTGTCAGGGATTGTTGTTGATCAAAATAGTATTGTGAATGAGCAATTGGATATTTTCTCGGAAGAAGCCAATAACCTGGTTCAAAAAATAAGCGAGTTGAATAAACAAGTAGCGAGTAAGTCGGCACTCAATCTGAACAATGTAGATCATAGTGTGCTTAACGAGCGTGATCAAGCAATTAAAGAGCTCGCTGAACTTGTAGATATAGAAACACTCGACGGTGAAAATGGCGAGAAGCTCGTATTTTTAGGCACAGGCGACGCGCTTGTGATGCAAGGTGGTGCTTTTAATTTATTCGCGATGAAAGGCAACCCAGATCCTAATCATAAAGAACTAATTCTAGACATTAAAGATAAAAATGTTGTGCAACTTGAGTTAGACAGCGGCAGCTTGAAAGGCAAAATCGGCGGGTTGTTGGCATTTAGAGATGAAGTGTTGATCCCAGCACAAAACCAATTAGGTCAAATTGGCCTCGCATTGGCTGATGCTTTTAATCAGCAAAATAGATTGGGCATGGATTTAGATGGCAACATTGGTGGAGATATATTCAAAATTCCTACTGTGGGTGGCTTTGCTTACACTGAAAATACAGGCACCGCAGCGCTTACGGCAACACTCGAGCCCGGGCGCGGCAATGAGTTGCCAGCTGCGGATTTCCAAGTCACTTATACCAGTGCAACAACCGTTGAGATAACAGCTGTAGATGCCAAGGGTAATCCTATCGGTACGCCTACAACTGGTAATATCGCTGGTGGAGTTATCACGGGAACGGGCGATTATTTTGGCTTACAAATGAACGTAACTGGCAGTGGTGCAACGGGCGATAGATTTCTGGTGAAATTAAACCAGCAGGCTGCAACCGGGTTGGAGCTTGCAACCCAAAGACCAGAAGCACTTGCATTAGCGTCACCAATCCGTACTGAAAAATCGGCAGACAATAATGGTACGGCAATCATCTCAGCCGGGGTTGTCAATGATACCGATCCCGCGACTAGTGCCTTTACAGCCGGAACACCGCCAACGTTGAACGATGGTCCTTATACTTTGACTAAAACAGCCAATGCTAACGAATATACGTTAACCAGTAATTCAGGCACAACGCATACCTTTACGGCTCCTGCAGATGGCAAAGATATTCTTTCTGGAGTGGGAGCGGCACCTGCACCTTTTGACAATCTTGGTTTCACTTTCGATATCGAAGGTACACCGAACACCGGTGATAGTTTTGAGATTAGTTTTAACACAGGTGGCTTTGATGACAACCGTAATGGTGCGGCGCTTGATGGCCTGAAATCGTCGGATTTAGTTAGACAAAATGTAGAGTCGACGGGTAGTACCGAAAGCCATAAAACCTTCAATGAAGCATATGCCGATATTGTCACAGGTGTAGGGGTTATTACCAATCAAGCAAAAACCAACGGCGCGGCATTTGAAGCGCTGGCTAATCAGTCAAGCGCATGGTTTGAGTCTCTATCGGGCGTAAACCTAGATGAAGAGGCGGCCAACTTGTTACGTTTTCAACAGTCTTACTCGGCTTCGGCTCAAGTTATTTCGGCAGCAAGAACTGTGTTCGATACCTTATTAAGTGCAGCGAGGTAA
- the flgB gene encoding flagellar basal body rod protein FlgB, translating into MAISFDKALGVHQHTMLIRSQRAEMLASNIANADTPGYKAKDIDFASALKAAKSSQRSGNDMVRTDAKHLSGGTKMSNSSELYRTPNQADTGDGNSVDIQVERNLYVQNALEYQASLQFLGGKFSGLKKALGGQGA; encoded by the coding sequence ATGGCAATTAGTTTCGATAAAGCGTTGGGTGTACATCAGCATACCATGCTGATCCGTTCTCAGCGTGCTGAAATGCTAGCGAGTAACATCGCAAACGCAGACACTCCAGGATATAAAGCAAAAGATATCGACTTTGCGAGTGCATTAAAAGCGGCAAAGTCATCACAGCGAAGCGGCAATGATATGGTCAGAACGGATGCCAAACACCTCAGTGGTGGCACTAAGATGAGCAACTCTTCAGAACTATATCGTACGCCAAATCAAGCAGATACAGGTGATGGTAACTCAGTGGATATACAAGTGGAACGGAACTTGTATGTACAGAATGCATTAGAGTACCAAGCCAGTTTGCAATTTCTTGGTGGTAAGTTCAGTGGTCTTAAGAAGGCACTCGGCGGGCAAGGGGCATAA
- the flgE gene encoding flagellar hook protein FlgE, with translation MSFNIALTGIAAAQKDLDVTANNIANVNTTGFKESRAEFADVYASSVFSSGKTKNGDGVQTTMVAQQFHQGSLKFTQNSLDLAIEGEGYFAMSNSLQSQDFTYSRAGAFKLNKDNFIVNAKGDYLQGFPVDPSTGDTTSLSLSTTSPVQIPDASGSPRATSQIYTSFNLDATAQPPTIAFDPEQRASYNSRTAITVYDSLGESHTLQLFFRKTADNEWSTYATMDDKPFNHNAQQIDPAATPPVPYTPVSVFRFDASGIPSQTADDPSASPLTFSNNAGTTFNPLSLAGPQDTTDPTIGMSNLLDNGATFPNDIVVNWRDEANTAQKLPTQYSSGRFEVKALEQDGATVGRLAGIDIGTDGKVVASYTNGDSTFLGQVALVRFPNSQGLQAIGNTEWKKSLSSGEPLAGEPNTGTLGGISSSALEQSNVNLTNELVDLISAQRNFQANSRALEVNSTLQQNILQIR, from the coding sequence ATGAGTTTCAATATAGCACTGACAGGTATTGCCGCCGCGCAAAAAGACTTGGACGTAACAGCAAACAACATTGCTAACGTGAATACGACGGGGTTTAAAGAATCTCGCGCAGAGTTTGCTGATGTTTATGCATCTTCGGTTTTTAGCTCTGGCAAAACGAAAAATGGTGATGGTGTACAAACTACGATGGTAGCGCAGCAGTTTCACCAAGGGTCATTAAAGTTCACGCAAAACTCGCTAGACTTGGCGATTGAGGGCGAAGGCTATTTTGCCATGTCAAACTCTCTTCAGTCGCAGGATTTTACGTATTCTCGCGCTGGTGCATTTAAACTAAATAAAGATAACTTTATTGTGAATGCTAAGGGCGACTACTTGCAAGGTTTTCCGGTCGATCCATCGACGGGTGATACCACTTCTTTGAGTTTAAGTACGACATCACCAGTTCAAATTCCTGATGCATCGGGCTCGCCTCGAGCAACGTCGCAAATCTATACCTCGTTTAATCTAGACGCGACGGCGCAACCACCCACAATCGCTTTTGATCCTGAACAACGAGCTTCATATAACTCAAGAACGGCGATTACGGTATACGATTCATTGGGTGAATCACATACACTGCAGTTATTCTTCAGAAAAACGGCGGATAATGAATGGTCAACTTATGCAACAATGGACGACAAGCCATTTAACCACAATGCACAGCAAATTGATCCAGCTGCAACACCACCTGTTCCTTATACACCCGTGAGTGTATTCCGTTTTGACGCAAGTGGTATTCCTTCGCAAACTGCGGACGATCCATCAGCTTCACCACTAACATTTAGTAACAACGCTGGAACAACTTTTAATCCACTTAGTTTAGCTGGTCCTCAAGATACGACAGACCCAACTATTGGTATGTCAAACTTGCTAGACAACGGCGCAACCTTCCCGAATGATATTGTTGTTAACTGGCGTGATGAAGCAAACACTGCTCAGAAGTTACCGACACAATATTCATCAGGTCGATTTGAAGTAAAAGCACTGGAGCAAGACGGTGCAACCGTTGGCCGCTTGGCTGGTATTGATATTGGTACTGATGGTAAAGTAGTGGCTTCATATACTAACGGCGACTCGACTTTCTTAGGGCAAGTGGCACTAGTACGCTTCCCAAATTCTCAAGGCCTTCAGGCGATTGGTAATACTGAGTGGAAGAAAAGCCTATCTTCTGGTGAGCCACTTGCGGGCGAGCCAAACACTGGTACGCTTGGTGGTATTAGTTCATCGGCGTTAGAGCAATCTAACGTTAACCTGACGAACGAGTTAGTTGACCTTATCAGTGCTCAACGTAACTTCCAGGCGAACTCTCGAGCGCTTGAGGTTAACTCAACATTACAACAAAATATATTGCAGATCCGATAA
- a CDS encoding flagellar hook assembly protein FlgD produces MSNNVNATSSTGVDSLYWDRQKQAEEKKPRDELSQEDFFSLLTQQLSFQDPSKPADNDQMIAQMTSFTMAEGISKLNENFDSLAASMTSNSALQASTLIGKKALLESTTLEHGDDALTKGSVIVQEPVQNLSVGIYDESGALVKTLEFGEQSVGAVRFDWDGKNKDGEMMPPGEYTIKAEGMIEGEYQTLPSATFRNIDSVNVNGANGIVINTKEGAVRLTDIAEIA; encoded by the coding sequence ATGAGTAATAATGTAAATGCCACTTCTTCAACGGGTGTAGATTCACTCTACTGGGATAGGCAAAAACAGGCCGAGGAGAAAAAGCCCAGAGATGAGCTATCGCAAGAAGATTTCTTCTCGCTGCTTACTCAACAGCTCTCTTTCCAAGATCCAAGTAAGCCTGCGGACAACGATCAAATGATCGCGCAGATGACCAGCTTTACCATGGCCGAGGGGATCTCAAAGCTCAATGAGAACTTTGATTCGCTAGCTGCATCAATGACTTCTAACTCGGCGCTTCAAGCATCAACGTTGATTGGTAAAAAAGCATTACTTGAATCAACGACGTTAGAACATGGCGACGATGCACTTACCAAAGGTTCTGTGATTGTACAGGAACCAGTTCAGAATCTATCTGTGGGTATCTATGATGAATCAGGAGCGCTTGTCAAGACGCTCGAATTTGGTGAGCAAAGTGTAGGTGCCGTACGTTTCGATTGGGATGGTAAAAATAAAGATGGTGAGATGATGCCTCCTGGTGAATACACCATAAAAGCGGAAGGCATGATTGAAGGTGAATATCAGACTTTACCTTCGGCCACATTCAGAAATATAGACAGTGTTAATGTTAATGGTGCTAACGGCATCGTCATTAATACCAAAGAAGGCGCGGTGCGCTTAACTGATATTGCTGAAATAGCATAG
- a CDS encoding flagellar basal body rod protein FlgF, with product MDKMVYIAMSGAKQSLRGVALKANNLANANTTGFKADFAQARSMQAFGEGLPSRVFAMQERPGTNMTGGAIVETGRELDIAVDDKSWISVVDDSGEEAYTKVGTLNIRNDGALVTAHGRQLIGEGGPIVLPIPVDKVVFSDDGSIQVRPQGAPANFLEVVDRLKIIEADNSKLQKGNDGLFRPREDKLEDGICGFCEISPTAKVMSGFLEMSNVNPVHEMVDMINHQRQFEMQIKLMKTAEEIDERHTSLLRIV from the coding sequence ATGGATAAAATGGTGTATATCGCAATGTCAGGCGCTAAGCAAAGCTTACGTGGTGTGGCACTTAAGGCGAATAACCTTGCTAATGCCAACACGACTGGCTTCAAAGCAGATTTTGCTCAAGCGCGCTCAATGCAAGCATTCGGTGAAGGGTTGCCCTCACGGGTTTTTGCTATGCAAGAACGCCCAGGAACCAATATGACCGGCGGTGCAATCGTTGAAACTGGCCGTGAGCTTGATATTGCAGTCGATGACAAGTCGTGGATCAGCGTCGTTGATGACTCCGGCGAAGAAGCTTATACCAAAGTCGGCACCCTTAACATTCGTAATGACGGTGCGTTAGTCACAGCTCACGGGCGTCAACTTATTGGCGAAGGTGGACCTATTGTTTTACCTATTCCCGTTGATAAAGTGGTGTTTAGTGACGATGGCTCTATTCAAGTGCGTCCACAAGGCGCTCCCGCTAATTTTCTCGAAGTGGTTGATAGGCTAAAAATTATTGAAGCAGATAATAGTAAGCTACAAAAAGGCAACGACGGCCTATTTAGACCAAGAGAGGACAAGTTAGAAGATGGGATCTGTGGCTTTTGTGAAATATCTCCAACTGCAAAAGTGATGAGTGGCTTCTTAGAGATGTCCAACGTCAATCCTGTTCACGAGATGGTGGATATGATCAACCATCAAAGACAATTTGAAATGCAAATTAAGCTGATGAAAACAGCTGAAGAAATAGATGAGCGACACACTTCGCTCCTACGCATAGTTTAA
- the flgH gene encoding flagellar basal body L-ring protein FlgH has translation MRALYLAIVTVAALSGCSTTQNKNVVRDDPYYAPIYPEDNQAQMVATGSLFNTQFSNDLYADKKALRVGDIITIVLRETTQATKAANSQLDKSSDASLDPVIGLGGNAINIGKEAIQFGAKSSSSFSGDAQANQSNSLFGNISVNVTRVLPNGNLVIRGEKWLTLNTGEEFIRLEGLVRPQDVTADNTVESNRVANARIQYSGKGDQQEVQSAGWLTSFFMSALMPF, from the coding sequence ATGCGTGCATTATATTTAGCCATCGTAACGGTCGCTGCATTATCTGGATGTAGTACAACACAAAATAAAAATGTGGTGCGTGACGATCCGTATTATGCACCTATCTATCCTGAGGATAATCAAGCTCAAATGGTGGCAACAGGATCATTGTTTAATACTCAGTTTTCCAATGACCTTTATGCTGACAAAAAAGCGTTAAGAGTCGGTGATATTATTACCATCGTACTCAGAGAAACGACTCAAGCGACCAAAGCTGCGAATTCTCAACTTGATAAATCTAGTGATGCTAGTCTTGATCCGGTTATCGGTCTTGGTGGCAATGCTATCAATATAGGAAAGGAAGCAATACAGTTTGGTGCAAAGTCGAGTTCGTCATTTTCGGGTGATGCTCAAGCAAATCAGTCAAATAGTTTATTCGGGAATATATCGGTCAATGTCACCCGAGTACTGCCTAACGGTAATTTAGTGATCCGTGGTGAAAAGTGGTTAACCCTTAATACTGGCGAGGAATTTATTCGCTTAGAAGGGTTAGTAAGACCTCAGGATGTAACGGCAGATAATACCGTTGAGTCCAATCGAGTGGCAAATGCTAGGATTCAATACTCAGGTAAAGGCGACCAACAAGAAGTGCAAAGTGCAGGTTGGTTAACGAGTTTCTTCATGAGCGCGCTGATGCCGTTTTAA
- a CDS encoding flagellar basal body P-ring protein FlgI: MLKNILLIGAAITLVGFSSLVSAERVKDVSMVEGVRSNQLVGYGLVVGLPGTGEQTRFTEQSFKAMLNSFGITMPASLKPKIKNVAAVAVHADLPPFVKPGQTIDVTVSSIGSAGSLRGGTLLQTFLKGVDGNVYAIAQGSLIVGGLGADGADGSRVVINTPTVGRVANGATVERAVPSPFTQGDYITFNLNRPDFTTAKRLADTINGLVGPNSAKPMDAASVRVIAPRDPSQRVAYLSTLENLEFKPADTAAKIIVNSRTGTIVIGKNVKLQPAAITHGGLTVTIAEQQNVSQPNALANGETAVTQQSIIDVNQDDSRAFVFDPGVSLDDLVRAINQVGAAPGDLMAILEALKEAGAINGQLVVI; the protein is encoded by the coding sequence ATGCTTAAGAATATTTTGCTTATCGGTGCGGCCATTACCTTGGTTGGTTTTTCTTCTTTGGTTTCTGCTGAGCGAGTTAAAGATGTCAGTATGGTTGAAGGTGTTCGTTCAAACCAACTGGTTGGCTACGGCCTAGTTGTAGGCTTGCCTGGTACCGGTGAGCAAACCAGATTTACCGAGCAAAGCTTTAAAGCGATGTTGAATAGCTTTGGGATCACAATGCCCGCAAGCTTAAAGCCAAAAATTAAAAATGTTGCGGCTGTAGCGGTTCACGCAGATCTGCCACCTTTTGTTAAACCCGGCCAAACCATTGACGTTACCGTTTCATCTATTGGTAGTGCTGGTAGTTTACGAGGCGGTACTTTACTTCAGACCTTTCTTAAAGGGGTCGATGGTAACGTATATGCAATCGCGCAAGGAAGTTTGATTGTTGGTGGCTTGGGCGCTGATGGTGCCGACGGGAGTCGAGTTGTGATCAATACGCCGACTGTTGGTCGTGTGGCAAACGGCGCGACAGTGGAGCGAGCGGTACCGAGTCCATTTACTCAGGGTGATTACATTACCTTTAACCTGAATAGACCAGATTTTACTACCGCAAAACGCTTGGCCGATACTATCAATGGACTTGTTGGACCAAACAGTGCTAAACCTATGGATGCAGCCTCAGTTCGAGTAATTGCACCAAGAGATCCATCTCAGCGCGTTGCGTATTTATCTACGTTAGAGAATCTTGAATTTAAACCAGCGGATACCGCTGCGAAGATCATCGTTAACTCGCGCACTGGCACGATTGTTATCGGTAAAAATGTGAAGCTACAGCCTGCGGCAATTACTCATGGCGGCCTTACCGTAACAATTGCTGAGCAGCAAAATGTGTCACAACCTAATGCGCTGGCGAATGGCGAAACAGCAGTGACGCAGCAGAGTATTATCGATGTAAATCAGGATGACTCTCGAGCGTTTGTGTTTGACCCCGGCGTGAGCCTTGATGACTTGGTTAGGGCAATCAACCAAGTTGGCGCAGCACCTGGCGATTTAATGGCGATCCTTGAAGCGCTAAAAGAAGCTGGTGCGATAAATGGTCAATTAGTCGTCATTTGA
- the flgG gene encoding flagellar basal-body rod protein FlgG — translation MNPALWISKTGLDAQQTDISVISNNLANASTVGYKKSRAIFEDLLYQNINQPGGRSSQDTELPSGLMLGAGAKVVANQKNFSQGNMLSTENSLDWMIQGPGFFEIQMPDGTTAYSRNGQFTTDEEGRIVTSGAGFPVLPEMNVPDDAQSITISQDGEVSVRVAGQADNVVIGQLTISDFINPSGLEPIGQNLYTETAVSGAPVQGNPSVEGLGKIVQGALETSNVNVTEELVNLIETQRVYEMNSKVISTVDQMLSYINQQL, via the coding sequence ATGAATCCGGCATTGTGGATAAGTAAAACAGGCTTAGATGCTCAGCAAACTGATATTTCAGTTATTTCGAACAACTTGGCGAACGCCAGTACCGTCGGCTACAAAAAGAGTCGGGCGATATTCGAAGACTTACTGTATCAAAATATCAACCAACCCGGTGGTCGCAGCTCTCAAGATACAGAATTACCGTCTGGTTTGATGCTTGGTGCTGGTGCCAAAGTGGTTGCCAACCAAAAGAACTTCTCTCAAGGTAATATGTTAAGTACCGAAAACTCTTTGGATTGGATGATCCAAGGTCCGGGCTTTTTTGAGATTCAGATGCCAGATGGCACAACCGCTTACTCAAGAAACGGTCAGTTCACGACAGATGAAGAAGGTCGGATCGTTACTTCAGGTGCAGGTTTCCCTGTGTTACCTGAAATGAATGTGCCCGACGATGCACAGTCAATCACTATTTCTCAAGATGGCGAAGTATCGGTGCGCGTTGCAGGACAAGCGGATAATGTAGTGATTGGACAACTGACGATCAGTGACTTTATTAATCCATCAGGTCTTGAGCCGATTGGACAAAACCTGTACACAGAAACAGCGGTAAGTGGTGCACCGGTACAAGGTAATCCAAGCGTTGAAGGGTTAGGTAAGATTGTGCAAGGCGCACTTGAGACGTCAAATGTTAATGTGACCGAAGAGCTTGTAAATCTAATTGAGACACAGCGCGTGTATGAAATGAACTCAAAAGTGATTTCAACGGTAGATCAGATGCTGAGCTACATTAACCAACAGCTGTAA
- a CDS encoding CheR family methyltransferase — MENKHLEQKEYDQFRTFLEQQCGIVLGDNKLYLVKSRLAPLMARFGVETLSSLVSKTLSPHERQLRAAVVDAMTTNETLWFRDTYPFELIKSKILPEFKDLRRPVKIWSAASSSGQEPYSIAMSASEYVSKSPGALKMGVQIVGTDISNTMLDMCKNAEYDALALARGLSPERRKKFFMDSGNGMAKVVEPIRKMVSFRHLNLLDSYALMGKFDVIFCRNVLIYFSPEVKAKIISQFAQSLNPNGYLFLGASESMAGLSDDFNMIRCNPGIIYQKKT, encoded by the coding sequence TTGGAAAATAAGCATTTAGAGCAAAAAGAGTACGATCAATTTAGAACTTTTTTGGAGCAACAGTGCGGGATCGTGCTGGGTGACAACAAGTTATATTTGGTTAAAAGTCGATTAGCTCCTCTGATGGCTCGCTTTGGTGTAGAAACTCTATCGTCTTTAGTTTCTAAAACGCTTAGTCCCCATGAGCGGCAATTGCGTGCCGCTGTGGTGGATGCGATGACAACGAATGAAACACTGTGGTTCAGGGATACCTATCCGTTCGAGTTGATTAAGTCGAAAATCTTACCAGAGTTTAAAGACTTAAGACGGCCAGTTAAGATTTGGTCGGCGGCAAGCTCATCAGGACAGGAGCCGTACTCAATCGCGATGTCTGCGAGCGAGTATGTGAGTAAAAGCCCCGGTGCGCTAAAAATGGGTGTGCAGATCGTCGGTACAGACATTTCTAACACAATGCTTGATATGTGTAAAAATGCTGAATATGACGCGCTGGCATTGGCGCGGGGGTTATCTCCTGAGCGCAGAAAGAAATTTTTTATGGATAGTGGTAATGGAATGGCCAAGGTAGTTGAACCTATTCGTAAAATGGTCAGCTTTAGACACTTAAACCTGTTGGATTCTTATGCACTGATGGGTAAGTTTGATGTTATTTTCTGCCGTAATGTCCTGATTTACTTTTCGCCTGAAGTGAAAGCCAAAATAATTTCGCAATTTGCTCAGTCGTTAAATCCTAATGGTTATTTGTTTTTAGGGGCGTCAGAGTCGATGGCGGGTTTAAGTGACGACTTTAATATGATCCGTTGTAATCCAGGGATCATCTATCAGAAAAAGACCTAA